GCGCCGGCTGAAGTCGTGCAGGCAGCGGGCGACCAGTTCTTTGCCCGTGCCGGTCTCACCTTCAATCAGTACGTTGGCCGAGGTGTCGGCGACGTTGGCAATCAGTTCGCGCAACTGCTGCATGGCGGGCGAGCGCCCGATGATTCGCCCTTCAAGGGAGTCTCGCTCGGCCAGTTGCCGGCGCAGCGACCACACTTCCCGCGCCAGGCTGCGTTGCTCCAGCGCGCGGCGGGCCACGTCGACCAGCCGTTCAGGGGAAAACGGCTTTTCCATGAAGTCATAGGCGCCATCGCGCATGGCTCCCACGGCCATGGAAATATCGCCATGCCCGGTAATCAGTACCACCGGCAGACTGCGGTCGCGGGCCTTGAGGCGTTTGAGCAACTCCAGGCCATCGATCCCGGGCAGGCGGATGTCACTGATGACGATGCCGGGGAAGTTATCGCCCACCAGCGCCAGGGCCTGCTCGGCACTGCTTACGCCTTCGCTGCGAATGTCTTCGAGTGCCAGCGCCTGTTGGCATCCGAGCAGGACATGGGGGTCGTCTTCAACAATCAGGACGGTCAGCTCGTTATTCATATCGGCTCGGCCTTAGCGGGTTGCACCAGCGGTAAAAGAAGGACAAAGGCGACACCACCACTGGCCGGGAACTCGACACTGAGGTTGCCGCCAGCGGCTGCGGCCAAACTGGCCGACAGTGTCAAGCCCAGGCCCAGACCCTGTTCGCCGGGTTTGGTGGTGAAGAAGGGCTCAAATAAATGTTTACGGGCTTCGGGTTCAATTCCAGGGCCGTTATCGCGAACCCACAGGCGGTATTTTTCTTCACTGGCTTCGCCCTCCAGCCACAGCCGTGGCGGAGTCGTCTGGCCCTGCATGGCGTCCAGCGCGTTGCCAATCAGGTTGACCAGGATTTGCTCCAGCCGGGTCTGGTCAATCTTGAGTGGCACATCACTGATATCGCGTTGCAGCTGCACGCCGGACTCTTCCAGACGACTGGCGAGCAGTTGCAGTGCTGCGTCCACAGCCTTGCCCAGGCTGGCCTGGCCATGATCATCGCCACGGCGGGCAAACGAGCGCAGGTTGGCGGTGATGCGGCCCATGCGGTCGACCAGGTTGTTGATGGTGTTGAGGTTCTCGGCGGCGACCTCGAGATTGCCGCGCTCAAGGAAGCGCACGGTATTGCCCGACAGCGTGCGCAAGGCCGCCAAAGGCTGATTCAATTCATGGGCAATGCTGGTGGACATCTGCCCGATGGCGGCCAGTTTTCCGGCTTGTACAAGTTCATCCTGGGCCCGGCGCAACGTGTCTTCAGCCTGGCGCCGTTCACGAATCTGGCCCTTGAGGCGTTCGTTGCTGGCCCGCAGGTGTGTGGTGCGCTCGGCGATTTTTCGTTCCAGCTGGTTGTTGGCTTCCTGCAGGGCTTCGCGGGCAGCGAGCCGGGTGGCAATGACTTTGCGCCGTTCATTCCAGGCAATCAGCAGGAAGGCCAGAAAGGCGAACGCCACCGCCACCAGCATGCCCTGATTCGCCGCTTCCCGGCGCAGGTCCTGCAAGGGGGTGAGCAGGGTGATATCCCACGGGGTGTCATTGAGTTTGCGGGTCTGCGCCAGGTAGCTGACTTCCTGCTGGTCGGTGACCACTTCGCGGTGGGTGGCAAAGGTGACTTTCTCCACCCCTTCAGCCAGATGCTCTCGTTCCAGCGGCTCGAGCTCATTAAGGGGCCACCAGTAATACTGGAGGCTGCGGGCCAGTTTCTCTTTGGTTTCAGCCGTGAGCGGGCGTACGGACTTGAGCCGTCGGGACGGGTCGCTGGACAGAATGATGATGCCGTTTTCGTCGCTCACATAGGCTTCGAGACGGGCCCGTTGCCAGCGTTCCTCCAGGGCTTCGAGGCGGACCTTGATCACCGCTACACCAATGATCTTGCCTTGTTCTTCCAGGCCGTGGGCCAGGTAATAGCCGGGCTCGCCGGAGGTGCTGCCGATCCCGTAAAAGCGCCCAGGCTGACCGCGCACGGCATCTTGAAAGTAGGCGCGAAATGACAGGTCTTCGCCCAGATAACTGTCGGTATCACGCCAGTTGCTGGTGGCCATCACTCGGCCAGTGGTGTCGAGCACATAGATGGCCCGGCTGCGGCTGCGACGGTTGAGGCCTTCGAGGTATTGATTGACGGTGACCCGGTTTTGCACGGTCGGGTCAGCCAGTAATTCAGAAACACTGGACTCCAGCTCAAGCAGGCTGGGCAGGTAGGTGTATTTGCCCAGTTCGCTCTCGACGGTACGGGCATGGAGCTCAAGCTGACGTTCGCCGTTTTCGCTGAGCGCGCGGATACCGAAGTGTTCGCTGACGCGATAGCCCGCGTAGCCCAGCCCGATGGTCAACAGGATGATCAGCGGCGGCAACAGGAAATGACGGAGCAGACGAGGTTTCACGGCAAGTGAGGGCGGAGCACCGCGATAAAGAGTGGGGTCGCATTTCATCACAGATGCCTTGTCGCGATAAGAGGCACGCGAAAACTGTAGCCGCTGCCGCAGGCTGCGATGGGCTGCGAAGCAGCCCTGCTTTGTTAAAAAGCGAAGCCCCTTCGGGCTTCGTCGCAGCCTGCGGCAGCGGCTACAGGTATTGGGCTTGCGCCAGACTTAGTGCTGCAGGATTTTGGCGAGGAAGTGCTGGGCGCGCTCGGAACGGGCGGTTACGTCGCCGAAGAACTCTTCTTTCTGACAGTCTTCGACAATTTTGCCCTGGTCCATAAAGATCACACGGTCGGCCACTTTGCGTGCAAAGCCCATTTCGTGGGTTACGCACATCATGGTCATGCCTTCGTTGGCCAGTTGCACCATCACGTCGAGCACTTCGTTGACCATCTCCGGGTCCAGAGCCGAGGTCGGTTCGTCAAACAGCATGACGATCGGGTCCATGGCCAGAGCGCGGGCGATTGCCACACGTTGTTGCTGTCCACCCGAAAGCTGTCCCGGATGCTTGTGGGCGTGTGCCGACAGGCCTACGCGCTCAAGCAGTTCGAGGCCTTTTTTGGTGGCTTCGGCCTTGCTGCGACCCAAAACCTTGACCTGCGCGATGGTCAGGTTTTCGGTGATGGTCATGTGCGGGAACAGTTCGAAATGCTGGAACACCATGCCAACGCGCGAGCGCAGTTTTGGCAGGTTGGTCTTCGGGTCGGCGATGGAAGTGCCATCGACCACGACGTCGCCTTTCTGGAACGGTTCAAGGGCGTTGACGCACTTGATCAGGGTCGATTTCCCCGAGCCGGACGGGCCGCACACGACGACCACTTCGCCCTTTTTGACTTCAGTACTGCAATCGGTCAGTACCTGAAAGTCCCCGTACCACTTGTTGATGTTCTTGATCGAGATCATACGGCAAACCTTTTTTGCAGACGCTTGACCAGCAGCGAGGCGGAAAAGCTGATGATGAAATACACCAGACCGGCGAAGATCAGGAACTCGTTGGAGCGGCCGATGATGTCGCCACTGGAGCGCGAAGCATTGAGGAAGTCCACCAGGCCAACCGTGTAAACCAGTGAGGTGTCCTGGAACAAAATGATGCTCTGTTGCAGCAGCAACGGGGTCATTTTGCGAAAGGCCTGGGGCAGGATGATCAGGCGCATGGCCTGGCCGTAAGTCATGCCCAGTGCCTTGGCAGCACCCATCTGGCCTTTCGGGATGGCTTGAACGCCGGCTCGCACGATTTCGCAGAAGTACGCGGCTTCGAACATGACGAAGGCCACGAGGCACGACTCGAATGCGCCGATCGGGGTGTCCTTGCCGGTGATCCAGCGCAGGACGAATGGTACGGCCAGGTAGAACCAGGTAATCACCAGCAGCAGCGGGATCGAGCGGAAGTAGTTCACATAAGCGCCGGCCAGGTTGGCCATCCACTTGCTTGACGACAAGCGCATCAATGCCAGCACGGTGCCCAGAGCGACACCGCCGACGACGCCCATGACCATGAGTTTCAAGGTCATGACCATGCCGTTCCACAGGCCGGGCAGGGCGGGGACAATCCCGCTGAAATCGAAGAAGTCCATTATTTGCCCCCCAGAGACATCAGGCCGGGCACTGCTACTTTCTTCTCGATCAGGCGCATCAACAGCATCAGGCTCATGTTCAAGGTGAAGTAAATCAGTGTGGCCAGGGTGAAGGCTTCAAACAGATTGGCGGAAAACTCGGCCGTCTGTTTGGTTTGTGCCAGCAGTTCCATCAAACCTATCAGCGACGCCACGGACGAGTTCTTGAACACGTTCAGGAATTCGGAGGTGAGCGGTGGAATGATGATGCGGTAGGCTTGCGGCAGCAGCACGTTCCAGTAGATCTGAGTCATGCTGAAACCCATGGCACGGGCTGCAGCTTCCTGACCACGGGGCAGCGCTTCAATACCGGTACGCACCTGTTCGCAAACCCGTGCGGCGGTGAACAGGCCCAGACACACGACAACGCTCAGGTAAGCCGAGGTGGTCGGGTTCAGGTCCTGCTTGTACCACTCCTGCAAGTCAGGCGGCAGCAGATCGGGTACCAGGAAGTACCAGATAAACAGCTGAACCAGCAGTGGTACGTTACGGAAAACTTCCACGTAAACCGTGGCAATGCCCGCGATAAAACGGTTCGGCAGTGTGCGCATGACGCCCAGCAGCGAACCCAGGATCAACGCGACAATCCAGGCGACAACAGCGATAGCGATGGTCCAGCCCAAACCAGAAATAAACCAGTCGAGATACGTCTCGCTGCCTACGCCGGTGGACTTGAAGAACACGCTCCAGTCCCAGTTGTAATTCATGCAGGGTCTCCCCTCAGGTGGGTCTATAAACAAGCACTTGCTTCAGGGAATCCGTTCTCACCCGACGGGTCGCCGGGCACACAAAACCCGCTCGATAACCAGCGGTTCGAGTGTTCTCTAATGCAATAAGAAGCTTAGTACAAGGTGGTCGACAAACCCCCGGGCGTGATAGCTCACGCCCGGGGCATCAGAAGCCAGAAATCAGGATTTCTTTTCTTCTGCCGGCTTGTCGTCTGCAGCCTTGTCGGTAGGGTTGGCAATCAGTGCCTTGAGCTCTTCGCTCATCGGGAACATCAGGTTCAGGCCTTTTGGCGGGATAGGCGACTGGAACCAGGTTTTGTAGGTGTCGTTGATTTTGCCCGACTTGTAGTAGGCAACGATGGCGTCATCCACGGCTTTCTTGAAGTCCGGGTCGCCTTTGCGAACCATGCAACCGTAGATTTCGTAGGATTGTGGAGTGCCGGTAACGGCCCAGTCAGTTGGCTTCTTGGCCTTGGCCATTTCACCGGCCAGCAGGGCGTCGTCCATCATGAAAGCAACAGCGCGGCCCGACTCAAGCATGTTGAAGGCTTCGCCGTGGTCTTTTGCCGAGATCACGTTCATGCCCATCTGCTTGTCGGCGTTCATCGCCTTGAGGATGCGCTCAGAAGTGGTGCCGGCGGTGGTAACGACGTTTTTGCCTTTCAGGTCAGCGAAGTCCTTGTAAGGCGAGTCCTTTTTGGACAGCAGACGTGTACCAATTTCGAAGATGCCAACCGAGAAGTCCACTTGCTGTTGACGCTCAACGTTGTTGGTGGTGGAACCACACTCAACGTCAACGGTGCCGTTCTGCACCAGCGGGATACGGGTCTGGGAAGTGACCAGGTTGTACTTGACCTTGAGGTCGGGCATGTCGAGCTGCTTTTTCAAGCCTTCGACGATTGCCAGTTGCACATCGTGGGAGTAGCCAACCGGCTTGCCGGATGCGTCCGCGATGTATGAAAACGGGATGGAGGAGTCACGATGCCCAAGGGTGATGGTGCCGGATTCTTTGATTTTCTTCAGTGTGCCGGTCAATTCGGCTGCAAAAACTGGAGTGCTAATCAGAGCTGCAGCAATTGCTGCGCCCAAAAGTTGCGGAACGATGCGCATCGGTGTTTCCTCGACATTGTTTTTTTTATTGAGCCCGTTTGCGGGCCCTTTTGTACTTCAAATGCCCTAACAGGTTATACGCACTGTTAATTCATTTGGCCCAAAGTGTAGAGCATGAGTCATGCCAGACTTGGAGATTCAAGTTAACTGGCTGATTTATAAGGGTTTAAATTGTTTTTTCAGGATGGGTTCGGCGTAGGGATGCCCGGAAAGCCGAATCAAAGCGGTGTACGGTGTTCGGAAAACCGAATGGGGGAGGGGCAAGTCAATCCCTGCGAGAGCTGGCATGCGAGCTCCCACAGGGATTGAAGGCGATCGTGCTTAGGCTGCTTCTTCCTTGCGATGCTTGAGGCCCAGGGTGGTCATGTACTGCGCCAGGCGCTCTTGCTCTTCAGCCGTGGTGAACAAGCCCAGCTTGGTCCGGCGCCACAGAATGTCCTGTGCCTCCAGCGCCCATTCCTGACTGCACAGGTAATCGACCTCACGGCTGTAGAGACCGCTGCCGATGTGCTCGCCCATGTCGCTCAGGCCCTGCACGCCTTCCAGCAGGCGCCATGAGCGGTTGCCGTAGGTGATTGCCCAGCGCTTGGCAATAGCGGCATCCAGCCAGCTGTGCTTGCTGACCAGGGCTTCGCTCAAGGCTTTCGGCGTAGTCATGTCTTCGCCGCCTGGCAGCGTTGCGCTGGCGGTCCAGCTTGGCTTGATCTGAGTGAAATAGGGCGTCAGCTGCGCCATGGCCGACTCGGCCAACTTGCGGTAGGTGGTCAGCTTGCCGCCAAACACGGACAGCAATGGCGCTTCGCCCGGAGCACCGGACAATGCGAGGGTGTAGTCGCGGGTTACGGCTGACGGGTTGTCGGACTCGTCATTGCACAGTGGGCGAACACCGGAGTACGTGCGCAGGATGTCGGTACGGCTCACTTGCTGTTTGAAGTGGGCGTTGACCACATTGAGCAGGTAATCGGTTTCTTCCTCGGTGATGCTGACTTTGGCCGGGTCGCCGGTGTACTCACGGTCAGTGGTGCCGATGATGGTGAATTGATCCATGTACGGAATGGTGAAAACGATCCGCTGGTCTTCGTTTTGCAGAATGAATGCGTTCGGCGCGTCATACAGCTTGGGAACGATCAGGTGGCTGCCCTGAATCAGGCGGATGCCATAAGGCGAGTCCAGCTTGAGGTCGTCCTTGATGAACTTGGCGACCCAAGGGCCGGCAGCATTGACCAGCGCTTTGCTGCGAATCGAGAACAAGCTGCCGTCAGCGCGTTCGAAGTTCATTTCCCACAACCCTTTGTTGCGACGGGCACCGACGCAACGCGTTTGGGTATGGACGTGGGCGCCTTTTTCCCGCGCAGCCATAGCATTGAGCACTACAAGGCGGGCGTCATCGACCCAGCAGTCCGAGTATTCAAAACCTTTGGTGATTTCCGCCTTCAGCGGGCTGTCCGCGCCGAACTTGAGGCTGGTGGAGCCGGCGAGTTTTTCGCGCTTGCCCAGGTGGTCATACAGGAACAGGCCTGCACGGATCATCCACGCCGGGCGCAGGTGCGGGCGGTGAGGCAAGACGAACCGCATGGGCTTGACGATGTGCGGGGCTTTGGCCAGCAGCACTTCACGTTCAGCCAGTGCTTCGCGCACCAGGCGAAACTCGTAATGCTCGAGGTAGCGCAGGCCACCGTGGATCAGCTTGCTGCTGGCCGACGAGGTGTGGCTTGCCAGGTCGTCTTTTTCGCAAAGGAACACAGACAGGCCGCGACCGGCAGCGTCTGCCGCAATCCCGACGCCATTGATTCCGCCGCCAATCACAGCGACGTCGTAAAC
This genomic stretch from Pseudomonas deceptionensis harbors:
- a CDS encoding sensor histidine kinase: MKCDPTLYRGAPPSLAVKPRLLRHFLLPPLIILLTIGLGYAGYRVSEHFGIRALSENGERQLELHARTVESELGKYTYLPSLLELESSVSELLADPTVQNRVTVNQYLEGLNRRSRSRAIYVLDTTGRVMATSNWRDTDSYLGEDLSFRAYFQDAVRGQPGRFYGIGSTSGEPGYYLAHGLEEQGKIIGVAVIKVRLEALEERWQRARLEAYVSDENGIIILSSDPSRRLKSVRPLTAETKEKLARSLQYYWWPLNELEPLEREHLAEGVEKVTFATHREVVTDQQEVSYLAQTRKLNDTPWDITLLTPLQDLRREAANQGMLVAVAFAFLAFLLIAWNERRKVIATRLAAREALQEANNQLERKIAERTTHLRASNERLKGQIRERRQAEDTLRRAQDELVQAGKLAAIGQMSTSIAHELNQPLAALRTLSGNTVRFLERGNLEVAAENLNTINNLVDRMGRITANLRSFARRGDDHGQASLGKAVDAALQLLASRLEESGVQLQRDISDVPLKIDQTRLEQILVNLIGNALDAMQGQTTPPRLWLEGEASEEKYRLWVRDNGPGIEPEARKHLFEPFFTTKPGEQGLGLGLTLSASLAAAAGGNLSVEFPASGGVAFVLLLPLVQPAKAEPI
- a CDS encoding amino acid ABC transporter ATP-binding protein, which produces MISIKNINKWYGDFQVLTDCSTEVKKGEVVVVCGPSGSGKSTLIKCVNALEPFQKGDVVVDGTSIADPKTNLPKLRSRVGMVFQHFELFPHMTITENLTIAQVKVLGRSKAEATKKGLELLERVGLSAHAHKHPGQLSGGQQQRVAIARALAMDPIVMLFDEPTSALDPEMVNEVLDVMVQLANEGMTMMCVTHEMGFARKVADRVIFMDQGKIVEDCQKEEFFGDVTARSERAQHFLAKILQH
- a CDS encoding amino acid ABC transporter permease; protein product: MDFFDFSGIVPALPGLWNGMVMTLKLMVMGVVGGVALGTVLALMRLSSSKWMANLAGAYVNYFRSIPLLLVITWFYLAVPFVLRWITGKDTPIGAFESCLVAFVMFEAAYFCEIVRAGVQAIPKGQMGAAKALGMTYGQAMRLIILPQAFRKMTPLLLQQSIILFQDTSLVYTVGLVDFLNASRSSGDIIGRSNEFLIFAGLVYFIISFSASLLVKRLQKRFAV
- a CDS encoding amino acid ABC transporter permease, encoding MNYNWDWSVFFKSTGVGSETYLDWFISGLGWTIAIAVVAWIVALILGSLLGVMRTLPNRFIAGIATVYVEVFRNVPLLVQLFIWYFLVPDLLPPDLQEWYKQDLNPTTSAYLSVVVCLGLFTAARVCEQVRTGIEALPRGQEAAARAMGFSMTQIYWNVLLPQAYRIIIPPLTSEFLNVFKNSSVASLIGLMELLAQTKQTAEFSANLFEAFTLATLIYFTLNMSLMLLMRLIEKKVAVPGLMSLGGK
- a CDS encoding glutamate/aspartate ABC transporter substrate-binding protein, which produces MRIVPQLLGAAIAAALISTPVFAAELTGTLKKIKESGTITLGHRDSSIPFSYIADASGKPVGYSHDVQLAIVEGLKKQLDMPDLKVKYNLVTSQTRIPLVQNGTVDVECGSTTNNVERQQQVDFSVGIFEIGTRLLSKKDSPYKDFADLKGKNVVTTAGTTSERILKAMNADKQMGMNVISAKDHGEAFNMLESGRAVAFMMDDALLAGEMAKAKKPTDWAVTGTPQSYEIYGCMVRKGDPDFKKAVDDAIVAYYKSGKINDTYKTWFQSPIPPKGLNLMFPMSEELKALIANPTDKAADDKPAEEKKS
- the glpD gene encoding glycerol-3-phosphate dehydrogenase, translating into MSLTTLPANPLAEVYDVAVIGGGINGVGIAADAAGRGLSVFLCEKDDLASHTSSASSKLIHGGLRYLEHYEFRLVREALAEREVLLAKAPHIVKPMRFVLPHRPHLRPAWMIRAGLFLYDHLGKREKLAGSTSLKFGADSPLKAEITKGFEYSDCWVDDARLVVLNAMAAREKGAHVHTQTRCVGARRNKGLWEMNFERADGSLFSIRSKALVNAAGPWVAKFIKDDLKLDSPYGIRLIQGSHLIVPKLYDAPNAFILQNEDQRIVFTIPYMDQFTIIGTTDREYTGDPAKVSITEEETDYLLNVVNAHFKQQVSRTDILRTYSGVRPLCNDESDNPSAVTRDYTLALSGAPGEAPLLSVFGGKLTTYRKLAESAMAQLTPYFTQIKPSWTASATLPGGEDMTTPKALSEALVSKHSWLDAAIAKRWAITYGNRSWRLLEGVQGLSDMGEHIGSGLYSREVDYLCSQEWALEAQDILWRRTKLGLFTTAEEQERLAQYMTTLGLKHRKEEAA